In the Theobroma cacao cultivar B97-61/B2 chromosome 1, Criollo_cocoa_genome_V2, whole genome shotgun sequence genome, one interval contains:
- the LOC108661811 gene encoding F-box protein SNE: MVQHHHRNRHRQDQETVEENKEKRPKFFINDHVDILVEILKRLDGRSLGVAACVCPLWCTIARNDSLWEDLCFRHVSPPPSSVRSVVVALGGYKRLYMACVRPVLSRLGRVRRASWTRDEVQLSLSLFCVDCYERLGGSNSSNGRLVGELSPSSLMFLCKPVNV; the protein is encoded by the coding sequence aTGGTGCAACATCACCACCGCAACCGCCACCGCCAAGACCAAGAGACAGTCGAAGAGAACAAGGAAAAAAGACCCAAGTTCTTCATCAACGACCACGTCGACATCCTCGTAGAGATCCTCAAACGCCTCGACGGCCGTTCCCTGGGCGTCGCCGCCTGCGTTTGCCCCCTCTGGTGCACCATTGCTCGTAACGACTCCCTCTGGGAAGACCTCTGCTTTCGCCATGTGTCTCCTCCACCTTCCAGCGTGCGTTCCGTCGTCGTTGCCCTGGGTGGCTACAAACGCCTCTACATGGCTTGCGTGAGACCAGTGCTGAGCCGACTCGGACGAGTGAGGAGGGCGTCTTGGACTCGCGACGAGGTCCAGCTCTCGTTGTCCTTGTTTTGCGTTGATTGCTACGAAAGGCTTGGTGGAAGTAATAGTAGTAATGGGAGGCTCGTCGGGGAATTGTCACCGTCGTCTCTAATGTTCCTTTGCAAGCCCGTGAATGTTTGA
- the LOC18612454 gene encoding pentatricopeptide repeat-containing protein At4g26680, mitochondrial — translation MNNHFPGRQFSTLLDSVKLKPSSLKPFNDGISRRRNWYPIPIPFRTIPEPRGQDLDFVNVAHSHLIHSDWDKLNALSTHLTPFRVKHILLRIQKDHVLSLEFFNWVQTQNPTSHSLETRSMILHILTRNQKFKSAESVLRTIIASGSLELPAKLFDSILYSYRICDSSPRVFDLLFKTYAHTKKFRNATVAFCRMKDYGFFPTVKSCNAYLSSLLNLHREDIALGFYREMQRCRISPNIYTFNMVIDAFCKSGKLEKAVEVLREMESVGFSPTIASYNTLIRGHADKGLMSLAMKLRNSMGKDGVLPNVVTYNTLINGFCKDDKLHEANKVFIEMKALKVAPTVVTYNTLINGYSQAGNSEMGNRLFEEMSKNGVKADILTYNALILGLCKEGKTKKAAYLVKELDKENLGPNASTFSALISGQCVRKNSDRAFQIYKSMVRSGFHPNEHIFNMLISTFCKNEDFDGAVQVLNDMIDRSVVPDSGTLSELHNGLCQCGKDQLAMILCKKLEDRHLMPDAFDKSKTIRFRPEKEGKTF, via the coding sequence ATGAATAATCATTTCCCAGGTCGTCAATTCTCAACGTTACTTGATTCTGTTAAATTAAAACCCAGttctttaaaacccttcaatGATGGGATTTCAAGGAGAAGGAATTGGTATCCAATTCCAATACCCTTCAGAACAATCCCTGAACCCAGAGGTCAAGACCTTGACTTTGTGAATGTTGCACATAGCCACCTTATTCACTCTGATTGGGATAAGCTCAATGCTTTGTCTACTCACTTGACCCCATTTAGGGTTAAGCATATTCTGTTGAGGATTCAAAAGGACCATGTTCTTTCTCTTGAGTTCTTCAATTGGGTTCAAACTCAGAACCCCACTTCACATTCCCTTGAAACTCGTTCAATGATTCTTCACATTCTCACCAGAAACCAGAAATTTAAATCCGCAGAATCTGTCTTGAGGACTATTATTGCGTCTGGTTCATTGGAATTGCCAGCTAAGTTGTTTGATTCGATTCTGTATTCTTATCGAATATGTGATTCTTCTCCTCGTgtatttgatttattgttCAAGACTTATGCACACACAAAGAAGTTTAGGAATGCTACAGTTGCTTTTTGTCGAATGAAGGATTATGGGTTTTTCCCTACTGTTAAGTCTTGTAATGCATATTTGAGCTCGTTGCTTAATTTACATAGAGAGGATATTGCTTTGGGATTCTACAGAGAGATGCAGCGTTGCAGGATATCTCCCAATATATACACTTTCAATATGGTTATTGATGCATTTTGCAAGTCAGGAAAACTTGAGAAGGCTGTGGAGGTGTTGAGAGAAATGGAGAGTGTTGGTTTTAGTCCTACCATTGCATCTTACAATACGTTGATTAGAGGGCATGCTGACAAGGGTCTAATGAGCTTGGCTATGAAGCTTAGAAACTCAATGGGGAAGGATGGTGTGCTTCCAAATGTGGTTACTTATAACACCCTTATAAATGGTTTTTGTAAGGATGATAAATTACATGAAGCAAACAAGGTTTTCATTGAGATGAAAGCCCTGAAGGTGGCTCCAACTGTTGTAACTTACAATACTCTGATAAATGGGTACAGCCAAGCAGGTAATAGTGAGATGGGCAACAGGCTTTTTGAGGAGATGTCAAAGAATGGAGTTAAGGCTGATATACTGACTTACAATGCATTGATACTGGGACTATGCAAAGAGGGTAAGACAAAGAAGGCAGCTTATCTGGTTAAAGAACTTGATAAGGAGAACTTAGGTCCGAATGCTTCAACATTTTCTGCCCTTATTAGTGGGCAGTGTGTCAGGAAGAACTCTGACCGTGCATTCCAGATTTACAAGAGTATGGTCAGGAGTGGTTTCCATCCAAatgaacatatttttaatatgttgatttctaccttttgCAAGAATGAGGATTTTGATGGAGCAGTGCAGGTATTGAATGATATGATTGATAGATCAGTGGTTCCTGATTCAGGTACTTTATCTGAGCTCCACAATGGACTTTGCCAATGTGGTAAAGATCAATTGGCAATGATCCTATGCAAAAAGCTGGAAGATAGACACCTGATGCCAGATGCATTTGATAAATCTAAAACTATCAGATTCAGACCAGAAAAGGAGGGCAAGACATTTTGA